From Lysinibacillus sp. SGAir0095, the proteins below share one genomic window:
- the hisS gene encoding histidine--tRNA ligase yields the protein MSFKVPRGTQDILPEQTTRWQKVESILRDLTHVYRYKEIRTPIFEQTELFQRGVGDTTDIVQKEMYTFEDRGGRSLTLRPEGTASSVRAYVEHKMFGYSDQPVKLSYMGPMFRYERQQAGRYRQFVQFGVEAIGSSDPAIDAEVISLAMDIYQTVGLKDLKLVLNSLGDKETREAHRTALIQHFEGSIGEYCSDCQNRLAKNPLRILDCKKDHDHPLMKTAPALTDYLTESSAKYFDQVKKYLDVLGITYVVDPNLVRGLDYYNHTAFEIMSTAEGFGAITTLCGGGRYNGLVEDIGGPDVPGIGFAMSIERLLLALEAEGVELDVEDSLDIYLVAMGDEAKLKSAELISSFRAKGISADMDYVDRKMKAQMKSADRLGAKYVLVIGESELEEMCVNVKEMETGNQEKVPFSELVTYVLEHK from the coding sequence ATGTCTTTTAAAGTACCAAGAGGAACACAGGATATTTTGCCAGAACAAACAACTAGATGGCAAAAAGTTGAATCAATCCTAAGAGATTTAACACATGTTTATCGTTATAAAGAAATTCGCACACCTATTTTTGAACAAACGGAACTATTCCAGCGCGGAGTCGGTGATACAACGGATATCGTTCAAAAAGAAATGTATACTTTCGAGGATCGCGGCGGACGTTCATTAACACTGCGTCCTGAGGGGACAGCATCCAGTGTACGTGCTTATGTAGAACATAAAATGTTTGGTTATTCAGACCAGCCTGTAAAGCTTTCCTATATGGGTCCAATGTTCCGTTATGAACGCCAACAAGCAGGTCGTTACCGCCAATTCGTACAATTCGGTGTAGAAGCCATTGGTAGTAGTGACCCTGCCATTGATGCGGAAGTCATATCACTTGCAATGGATATTTACCAAACAGTTGGTTTAAAGGATTTAAAATTGGTCCTAAATTCTCTTGGAGACAAAGAGACAAGAGAAGCGCACAGAACGGCCCTAATCCAACACTTTGAAGGGAGTATTGGGGAATATTGCTCTGATTGTCAAAATCGTTTAGCGAAAAATCCTTTACGCATTTTGGATTGTAAAAAGGATCATGATCACCCATTAATGAAAACAGCTCCGGCTTTAACAGATTACCTAACAGAATCTTCTGCAAAATATTTTGACCAAGTGAAAAAATATTTGGATGTATTAGGTATTACTTATGTAGTTGATCCAAACTTAGTTCGAGGGTTGGATTACTATAACCATACTGCATTTGAAATTATGAGTACTGCAGAAGGGTTTGGTGCTATTACAACTCTTTGTGGCGGTGGTCGTTACAACGGACTTGTTGAAGATATTGGCGGTCCGGATGTACCAGGCATAGGTTTTGCAATGTCGATTGAACGTTTACTTTTAGCACTTGAAGCTGAAGGTGTTGAATTGGATGTTGAAGACAGCTTGGATATCTATCTTGTAGCAATGGGTGATGAGGCAAAATTAAAATCTGCTGAACTGATTAGTTCTTTCCGTGCCAAAGGAATATCAGCTGATATGGATTATGTCGATCGAAAAATGAAAGCACAAATGAAGTCAGCTGACCGACTTGGTGCAAAATATGTCCTTGTAATTGGGGAATCAGAGCTTGAAGAAATGTGCGTCAATGTCAAAGAAATGGAAACTGGGAATCAGGAGAAAGTTCCATTCTCGGAATTAGTAACTTACGTGTTAGAACATAAATAA